The Priestia koreensis genomic interval ACCCGTCTACTCTTGCAAAAGATATCGATAAGCTGTCTAAATTCTACGATGTAGAATACATTCAGCCAGTTGACATGTTCCCACATACGGCTCATGTTGAAACGGTAACGAAGCTAGTGAGAAAGATGTAACCCGAAGAGGAGTTTATACAACTCCTCTTTCTTTGTGCTGTTCAAGTTGTTTTGCTTTTCCTCATAAACGGGGATTTATATACTAGATTGGTGCAAATTAAATCAAAAGAACGATCGGTGGAAGGAGCTTAGGTGAATTGAAAAAAGGGCGTTGGAGCTTGCAGCTCACTATTATGCTTTTAGTATGCGGGGTCGTGGCGTTTTCTTTATTTATTACAGATATTTTAGTGAGTCGCACCACCGCAGATATTATTCAAAAACGAGAAGGAGAAAAAGCCCAGAGCATTGGCCGAACGGTTGCGATGACGCCAGTTGTTATTCAAGCTCTTTCACAGCAGCAGCCTAACAACGGTGTTCAGCGTTTTGCTAGCCAAATTAAAAAAACGACAGGAGTAGAATTTATTGTCGTAATGGACAATAAAGGGATACGTCTTTCACACCCTGACCCACGTAAAATAGGCAAAAAGTTTGTTGGAGGAGATCAAAAGGCGGTTCTACGTGGAAAAGAGCATATCTCCATTTCAAAAGGAACGCTTGGTACATCACTGCGCTCGTTTACACCTGTATATGACGAAAAGGGAAAGCAGGTAGGAGCAGTATCTGTAGGTATTTCCCTTGAGAAAGTTCATGTAGCAGTGGCCAGAAGTCGCTCTAATATTTATACAGGGACGTTAGTGGGGATTTTAGTTGGGGTGATTGGTGCTGTCCTGCTAGCTCGTTACATAAAAAAGATTCTATTTGGACTTGAGCCTGCGCAAATTTCAAAAGTACTGGAAGAACGAAGTGCTATCTTGCAATCAGCTCATGAAGGAATTATTGCGGTTGATCAGCATTCTACGATTACTCTTGTAAATCGTGCGGCAGCTAAAATCCTTTCTAAGGCAGGTGTCGACCACACCAATTTTATAGGTAAAAAAATTGATGATATTATTCCAGGTTCAAATCTCAAAAATATTTTGGTTCATGGACAAGAGGAGCTAGGAACAGAGCAAGATGTGAAGGGAATTGTGTTAGTTGTTAACCGTGTTCCAATTATCGTGAAAGGTCAAATTGTCGGTGCTTTATCTACATTTCGTGATAAAACAGAGATCCATCAAATGGCTGTTCAGCTTACAGGAGTGCGGTTGTATGCCGATGCGCTTCGGGCGCAGTCACATGAGTTTATGAATAAGCTACATGTTATTCTCGGAATGGTGCATATGAAAAAATATGATCAGCTGGACCTTTATATAAATGAATTAGCTGACCATCGTAAAAACGAAACAAACTTTATTACCAAAATGATCAAAGATCCTGTGTTAGCAGGATTTCTAACGGGAAAATTAAGTTATGCCCGTGAAGAAGGCGTCAAAATGACGATTAAAATGGAGTATCCCTTACCGCCTCCAAGCGATACAGACGTTACACATGAGCTCATTACCATTATTGGAAATCTAATTGAAAACGCGGTGGATGCCTTAAATGGTCATGCAATTAAACGAATTGAGGTTGAATTTGATTACGCGGATGAAATCTTAAGTGTAGACGTAACAGACAACGGATCTGGTATTACGAAAGAACAGTTAAATCATATTTTTCAAAAAGGATATTCAACAAAAGGGGAAAATAGAGGAATTGGCCTGTATCTAGTACAACAAAGTCTTGATAAACTAAACGGAGAAATAGAAATATCATCGACGAAAGGACAAGGAACTCGAATCGCGATTTACGTACCCTATATAGCAAAGGAGATATCGGATGAATAAGGTCATGATTGTAGAAGATGATCCAATGGTTGCGGAATTTAACAAACGATATTTAGAGAAGATTGATGATTTCGAGTTGGTTGCAACTTGTTCCTCTGTGGATGAGGCAATATTCATTTTAAACGAAAAGAAAGTTGAGCTCATTTTATTGGATATTTTTATGCCGGGGAAAAATGGGCTAGAATTACTTTCCTATATACGAGAGAACGATATGAAGGTGGATGTGATCGTCATTTCTGCTGCTTCTGATACAGAGCGCATTCAGAAAGCGTTAAGACTTGGAGCAGTCGATTATTTGATTAAGCCATTTGAATTTGAGCGCTTTAGTGCTGCGTTAACAGCTTACTATAAGAAAAATACTTTTTTACAATCCGCTGATCATATTAACCAAGAGCAATTAGATGAACGCATTTTACATAATGAAGAGAAAGCCCTCCCTGAAGAATTACCAAAAGGTCTATCACAGGACACATTAAAACTGGTATGGGATGCGGTACAGGAAATGAAATCTCATTCATTTTCGACAGAAGAGATTGTGAATATAACAGGGATTTCACGCGTATCTGTACGGAAATATTTAAAGTTCCTCAAGCATATTGATGTGGTAGATGTAAAAGTTCATTATGGAAATATTGGGCGTCCTATTTCACAGCACAAAATTAATGAGTCCAAGACTCATCATATTCAGCAATATTTGTAAGCAGCGAAACCACTGCTTACTTTTTTTAATTACAAAAGTCTGTCTCTAAATTAAATAAGCTAGTCATCGAGAAAATGCAGGATTACTATAGAGGAGGAAAAGAGATAACCAATTAATTGGTGATTTTACCTAGGTTTTATTTAAGAACACAGAACAAAAGTATTCATGGTGTTAGATGATGCTTTTACACACGGTAGCCGTTAAATCTGAAGTATCGTCATTTGCTTTGCATTGACATATGAAGGTCTAGGCTTTTTTTAATGTCATTTCATTAATACGCTTTGTACAATCAATATATTTTTAAATTAGGAAGAAGGAACGTTTATGAATACAGTTTTCATGACAGAAAAAGATGTATTAAAAACAAATTTAAAAGGGAAAGAAGTTCTTCTCAACCCATTCCTAAATAAGGGTGTAGCTTTTTCAAAAGAAGAACGAAAAGAACTTGGGCTTCAGGGTCTACTGCCTTCTAACGTATTAACTCTTGAAGAGCAAGCAACAAGAGCTTACGCACAGTTCAAAGATCAGCATAACCCAATTCGCAAAAACGGTCTTTTATACGATTTATTCAATCGTAACGTTGTATTATTTTACCGACTATTAAAAGATCATTTGCGCGAAATGCTTCCAATTATCTACACACCAACGGTAGGGGAAGCAATCCAAAAATATTCTCATGAATATCATCGTCCAGGTGGACTATATCTATCCATCGACAGCATGGATGAAATGGAAGAAACATTCAAAAACCTTGGATACAGCGAAGATGACATTGATTTAGTCGTTGTAACGGATTCAGAAAGTATTCTAGGAATTGGTGACCAAGGGGTAGGCGGTATTAATATCGCAATCGGTAAATTAGCTGTTTACACAGCAGCTGCTGGTATTGATCCTAGCCGTGTCCTTCCTGTTGTTTTAGACGTTGGAACAAACAACGAAAAACTAATTCAAGATCCATTATATATCGGAAACAAATTTGATCGTGTACGCGGTGAAAAATACGATGAGTTCATCGATCTATTCGTATCACATGCACGTAGCTTCTTCCCAGAAGTTCTAATCCATTGGGAAGACTTAGGAAACGTTAATGCACGTAACATCATCAACAAATATGGAAAAGAAATTCTTACATTTAATGATGATATTCAAGGAACAGGTGCTGTTACACTTGCAGGAATCATGTCTGCACTACAAGTAACAGGTATTCCTCTTTCTGAACAACGTATCGTTGTATTTGGACCAGGGGCAGCTGGTATCGGGAACGCCGATCAAATTGTTGATGCAATGGTTCTAGAAGGCGTGTCAACAGAAGACGCGTACAATAAATTCTGGGCTGTAGATTACCGAGGATTACTAACGGATGAAGTTTCAGACGTATTCCCGTTCCAACAGCCATATACACGAAATGCAGAAGAAGTAAAAGATTGGGCACGTAATGAAGAAGGAATCATTCCTTTAGCAGAAGTGATTAAACAGGTTAAACCACATATCTTAATTGGTACGTCTGGACAAGCTGGTGCCTTCTCTGAAGAGATCGTAAAAGAAATGGCGAAGCACGTTGAACGTCCAATTATTATGCCAATGTCAAATCCAACACCGTTAGCAGAAGCTGTACCAGCAGATCTTCTTGAATGGACAGATGGAAAAGCGCTTATTGCGACAGGAAGTCCATTTGATGACATCACATACAACGGTGTAACGTATGAAATTGGTCAATCAAATAATGCATTTGTTTTCCCAGGGCTTGGTCTAGGTGCAATTGTAGCGAAGGCGAAAGTTATTTCAAACGGTATGCTAGCAGCGGCAGCACATGCAGTAGCAGATATTTCTGACAGCAGCTTCCCTGGTGCATCGTTGTTACCTTCTATCGATCAACTAGAAGAAGTATCAAAAGCCGTAGCCGTAGCTGTTGCAAAAGCAGCGATTGAAGAAGGTGTAGCTCAGGAAAACATCGAGGATATCGAACAAGCTATTACAAATGCTATGTGGAAACCAGAATATAAAATCATTGAACGTGCTTAATAATAGACGTTGATTTTTTAATGATGGTTTAAAGGAGTGCCATAAAGGTATTCCTTTAAGCCTTCTTATTTGTACAGGAATTTTTGGAGAAAGAGAAGTGCTTTGGAAATGAGTATTGGAAGTATATTTTTAACGTTAATCCCTATCTTTTTTACAATTATTTTAGGATATTTAGGTGGGTATTTTAAAGTATTTAACGCAGACGCATCAAAAGGATTGAACACGTTAGTGACAAAGTTTGCCTTACCGGCACATTTGTTCATCGGAATTACAACGACGAAAAAGCAAACGCTAATTGATCAATGGTCATTCTTCTTAACGATGACAATTTGTATTATTGGCTTTTATATCATTTTATTAATTATTGCTCGTACAATCTTTAAATATGATCTAACATCAGCATCAATGTTCTCTCTTAATTCAACGCAGCCAGCATTTGCGTTTATGGGAATTTCCGTACTAGGGAGCTTGTTCGGAGCTCAAGAAGTCGCTATTCCAATTGCCATTACTGGTATCGTTGTAAATGCTTTATTAGATCCATTAGCTACAATCGTTGGTACAATTGGTTCTAAAGAAAAATCAGACGAGAAATCAAACACATTAGGTATCATTCTACATGGTCTTAGTGAACCGCTTGCTTGTATTCCGTTACTAGCAGTTGTTGTTACACTATTAGGCTTCCAAGCGCCTGATATTTTAAAAACAACATTAGACCAAATCGGATCTGTTACATCTGGTGTTGCGTTATTTGCAGTAGGGGTAACAGTTGGAATTCGCAAAATTAACCTTCGAGGTGTTGCGATTGGAATTTCACTACTAAAAGTGGTTGTTGTTCCATTATTCATGGTTCTTGTTGCACATTTAGTAGGACTAAACCATGCTGATACAGTTAAAGCGATTTTACTTGTTGCGTTCCCAGGTTCAGCAGTAGCTGCAATGATCTCAACACGCTTTGATTCATTATCAACCGAAACAGCTTCTTCATTCGTATTGAGTACGGTTTTATCACTAATTTCATTACCAATTTATATTTCAATTTTAATGTAATTGTCCATAAATCCTTCCTCGGCCTTGAGGGAGGATTTTTTTGAAGAAATAAGTTTGTTAATTACTTCACAAACTTATTATAACGAATTTAAAACCGTAGGAAAAGAGGTGTGAGGGGAGTGTTCGAAAATGTTCACAATTACAAAAAATACCATTTTGATCAAAGGTGATGAATTTGTCAAGTGGGCACTTATTAACACCAATGTGGATAACGGAAATCTTGATATCATAGGATATTCACAGATTTATCCACATTATCCACAGATTTTTCAGAAAAATACGAATTAATTATCCACGATCTCTTTAAACAGTAGAGGACGATTGAAAGAGGTTTCACAGGGTTATCCACATTATTCACAGATCTGTGGATAAAATGTGTGTATATAAAAAAAATTAAGAAAATTTTCGACAAAAAGGGAAATAAATAGAGAATGTCTGTCATATGTTTAAATAGACAAACATTCTCTACGCAGAAGTCATTAAAACTGTGGTTTTTTAATATCAAAGCCACCAGCACGATCAGCCATTTTAAATTCGCGGGCATATGTAACTTCCTGTGCACGTCTTAATGTGCTCTTTGTTTGATCACTTTTTTTACGAGTGCTACTCATCGTATTCTACCTCCAGTTATAAAATGATGATCCAATCTTTCTAGTTTTTCCATTGAACATTTCTTTTAAACAAATCATCTACTCTTAAGGCAGCAAAAGCCACGCCGAGAACGGCGTGGCTTTACGAATAATTATGCTTCTTTTAAGTGATCTTCCTGAGTTTCCTGCTGTTCTGTACGAAGTAGGTGTAACGTGTAGAGGTCTTTTGAAATCTCATACAAGTTATATACTTCTTCAGGCTGATTAATTTGGTCATACAGGCTTTTGTGCGTATCGTTTGCAAGTGTAACGTACGGCAATTTCTCAGCCGCTTTTGCAGAGCGAATATTTACTTTGCGAATACGCATGAAGATTCGTTCGATGCCTAGCTCGTAAAACAGTTCGTTGAAGAACACTTCTTTTGCTGGCTGATTATAGCCTTTTCCATGATACGGCTTTCCTAGCCAAGTACCTAAAAACCCAGCTTGATCCTGTATGTCGTACAAATTAATGGCACCGATCGGATTTCCCCATTCGTCCGTAATCGTACGGGAAATGAGTTCACCATGTTCTTCGGCTTCCATTAGTTGTTTTGTTGTAAATAGGTATTCTTCATAAGAATGGGCTTTATGGCGAACAAAAGGGAAGACATCAGGGTGCACCATTAGTTCGTATAAAGCGTGGCAGTCTTGAAGGTCTCGTTTTTTTAACATAGCTTTTCCCCCTCGGACAGGGGCAGACCTAAGAACACGTTGGCCCCACCCCTCGAAATTTTTTGGTTGTGCATAAAAAATTTCGGGGTGGGAATCGAACCCACTAGAACCAGAAAACTGGTGGCGCACCATTTGCCTTCCCATTTCAGTCAACAATTAGCTTGAAAATCAGCATTTATATAAAATTGTGAATTCATTTAATTATCTCATACAAAAAGTATCATACTAAAAAAAAACCAAAAAGAAAATAGGTAATTTATTAATTTTTTTTAAATAAAATTTTTCCAGCAACCATTGTCAGAATAGGCTTTCCAAGGTAGTGAAATGGATGGTGTGTCCAGAGGACTAAATCAGCATCTTTTCCGGTTTCTAGGCTGCCTAATGAACGATCGATGCCTAGATTTCGAGCGGGATTAATCGTGATTGCTTCTAGCGCACGATTCTCATCAAATCCCTCACGAACCGCAATGGAGGCACATATATTTAAATATTGAATAGGGGTATAAGGGTGATCGGTGGTAATGGACACTTCCACGCCTTGATCAGCCAGAGTTTGATACGTTGTCCAGCTTTTGTTTTTTAACTCCACCTTCGATCGCCGCGTCAAAGTAGGTCCCACGCTAACCTTCAGATTGCGTCCACCTAGTTCCTCAGCAATCAAATGTCCCTCTGTGCAATGTTCAATACGGATGTCTAAGTCAAATTCTTCTCCGAATCGAACGGCTGACATAATATCATCAGCGCGATGTGCGTGAATTCGAACTGGAATTTGCTTGGTCAGGGCTTGGACAAGTGGCTTTACGCGTATGTCATCCACATTATCTGCATGCTTGGCTTGATAAAATGCTTCTCTCAGCATCCCCATAATGCCCATTCGTGTAATAGAGTCTTTATTTCCTTGACTGTGAATCCGCTTTGGATTTTCTCCTAATGCCACTTTTAGACCAGCAGTTTCGCGAACTAACATTTTTGAAATGTTCTTACCATGAGTCTTGATAACAGATGTGGTCCCACCGATAACATTGGCACTACCAGGCATAATGTGGACAGTCGTAATCCCATACTGAATGGCGTCTTGAAAGCCTGAATCAAGAGGATGAACGCTATCCAAAGCTCGAATGTGAGGGGTAAGTGGTTCGACCGTTTCGTTTGCGTCGTTTCCTGCCCATCCCGTCCCTTCATCGTACAGACCTAAGTGGGTATGAACATCAATAAACCCAGGAAGTAAATATTGCCCCCCACATTCAATAACATGCACGCCGTTTTCAGGAAGAATATTTTCTGCCATCCTACTAATTCTTCCATTCTCTACGAGCAAATCATGATTAAAAAGGGGAGGGGTAGTGATAGGATAGATGGTCGCATTTTTAAATAATACTTTTTCCATAACAAACTCCTATTCTAAATAGCTGCTTATAGTAGATCTTTCAGTGCTTCATCAATATTATTATATGCAAAATTGTAATGATGTTCACCCAACTTTTGCGGAATTACTTTTTGTCCTTCGAGCACCATCAAACTCATATCTCCTAGAACGATTTTGAGTGCAAAAGAGGGTGCTGGAAGCCAATGAGGACGGTGAATGGCCTGTGAAATTGCTTTGCCCATTTCTTTCATCCGAATCGGATGCGGTGTCGTCACGTTTAACGGTCCTTCAATGTCTTCGTGTTCGATTGCAAATGCAAGAATATGAACGAGATCCTGGATGTGAATCCACGAAACCCATTGCTTTCCTGAACCTAATGTGCCCCCTGCAAATAGTTTGTACGGAAGCACCATAGTTGGAAGTGCTCCTTTATTGCGATCAAGCACAATACCAAATCTAGCAAGAACGGTTCGAATGCCAATGTTCTCAGCCTGCATAGCGGCTTGTTCCCAGGCTTTTACCGTTTGTGCTAAAAAGTCATCCCCACTTGACGCAGAGTAATCGGTAAACGTATCCGTAAGAGACGTACCGTAATAGCCAACAGCGCTCGCATTAATATAAACAGAAGGCTTTTGGTTAAGAGCACCCAAAATACGCACAATTTCAGTCGTTGTTTCTAAACGGCTGCTTAAAATTGCTTTCTTTCGCTCCTCAGTCCAACGACCGCTGTTCAGTGAAACTCCTGCGAGATTAATCACGGCATCTGCGCCCTCTACTTCATGCTCTGGATAGCTGTCTGTTTTCATCCACTCAATATAAGAGAGATTTGGATCGTGCTTTGGTTTGTTGGCATTTCGCGTTAAAATTGCCACCGTGTGACCTTGCTGTAAAAAGTGTTTAGTGAGGGCAGAGCCTACCAGTCCTGTGCCTCCTGCAATAACAATCTTCATATAGAAACATCCTTTCTTTGCTATCTCATAGTATTATCTTGT includes:
- the dcuS gene encoding DcuS/MalK family sensor histidine kinase; protein product: MKKGRWSLQLTIMLLVCGVVAFSLFITDILVSRTTADIIQKREGEKAQSIGRTVAMTPVVIQALSQQQPNNGVQRFASQIKKTTGVEFIVVMDNKGIRLSHPDPRKIGKKFVGGDQKAVLRGKEHISISKGTLGTSLRSFTPVYDEKGKQVGAVSVGISLEKVHVAVARSRSNIYTGTLVGILVGVIGAVLLARYIKKILFGLEPAQISKVLEERSAILQSAHEGIIAVDQHSTITLVNRAAAKILSKAGVDHTNFIGKKIDDIIPGSNLKNILVHGQEELGTEQDVKGIVLVVNRVPIIVKGQIVGALSTFRDKTEIHQMAVQLTGVRLYADALRAQSHEFMNKLHVILGMVHMKKYDQLDLYINELADHRKNETNFITKMIKDPVLAGFLTGKLSYAREEGVKMTIKMEYPLPPPSDTDVTHELITIIGNLIENAVDALNGHAIKRIEVEFDYADEILSVDVTDNGSGITKEQLNHIFQKGYSTKGENRGIGLYLVQQSLDKLNGEIEISSTKGQGTRIAIYVPYIAKEISDE
- a CDS encoding response regulator, translating into MNKVMIVEDDPMVAEFNKRYLEKIDDFELVATCSSVDEAIFILNEKKVELILLDIFMPGKNGLELLSYIRENDMKVDVIVISAASDTERIQKALRLGAVDYLIKPFEFERFSAALTAYYKKNTFLQSADHINQEQLDERILHNEEKALPEELPKGLSQDTLKLVWDAVQEMKSHSFSTEEIVNITGISRVSVRKYLKFLKHIDVVDVKVHYGNIGRPISQHKINESKTHHIQQYL
- a CDS encoding NAD-dependent malic enzyme; amino-acid sequence: MNTVFMTEKDVLKTNLKGKEVLLNPFLNKGVAFSKEERKELGLQGLLPSNVLTLEEQATRAYAQFKDQHNPIRKNGLLYDLFNRNVVLFYRLLKDHLREMLPIIYTPTVGEAIQKYSHEYHRPGGLYLSIDSMDEMEETFKNLGYSEDDIDLVVVTDSESILGIGDQGVGGINIAIGKLAVYTAAAGIDPSRVLPVVLDVGTNNEKLIQDPLYIGNKFDRVRGEKYDEFIDLFVSHARSFFPEVLIHWEDLGNVNARNIINKYGKEILTFNDDIQGTGAVTLAGIMSALQVTGIPLSEQRIVVFGPGAAGIGNADQIVDAMVLEGVSTEDAYNKFWAVDYRGLLTDEVSDVFPFQQPYTRNAEEVKDWARNEEGIIPLAEVIKQVKPHILIGTSGQAGAFSEEIVKEMAKHVERPIIMPMSNPTPLAEAVPADLLEWTDGKALIATGSPFDDITYNGVTYEIGQSNNAFVFPGLGLGAIVAKAKVISNGMLAAAAHAVADISDSSFPGASLLPSIDQLEEVSKAVAVAVAKAAIEEGVAQENIEDIEQAITNAMWKPEYKIIERA
- a CDS encoding AEC family transporter, whose amino-acid sequence is MSIGSIFLTLIPIFFTIILGYLGGYFKVFNADASKGLNTLVTKFALPAHLFIGITTTKKQTLIDQWSFFLTMTICIIGFYIILLIIARTIFKYDLTSASMFSLNSTQPAFAFMGISVLGSLFGAQEVAIPIAITGIVVNALLDPLATIVGTIGSKEKSDEKSNTLGIILHGLSEPLACIPLLAVVVTLLGFQAPDILKTTLDQIGSVTSGVALFAVGVTVGIRKINLRGVAIGISLLKVVVVPLFMVLVAHLVGLNHADTVKAILLVAFPGSAVAAMISTRFDSLSTETASSFVLSTVLSLISLPIYISILM
- a CDS encoding YfhE family protein, yielding MSSTRKKSDQTKSTLRRAQEVTYAREFKMADRAGGFDIKKPQF
- a CDS encoding GNAT family N-acetyltransferase; translated protein: MLKKRDLQDCHALYELMVHPDVFPFVRHKAHSYEEYLFTTKQLMEAEEHGELISRTITDEWGNPIGAINLYDIQDQAGFLGTWLGKPYHGKGYNQPAKEVFFNELFYELGIERIFMRIRKVNIRSAKAAEKLPYVTLANDTHKSLYDQINQPEEVYNLYEISKDLYTLHLLRTEQQETQEDHLKEA
- a CDS encoding amidohydrolase, whose translation is MEKVLFKNATIYPITTPPLFNHDLLVENGRISRMAENILPENGVHVIECGGQYLLPGFIDVHTHLGLYDEGTGWAGNDANETVEPLTPHIRALDSVHPLDSGFQDAIQYGITTVHIMPGSANVIGGTTSVIKTHGKNISKMLVRETAGLKVALGENPKRIHSQGNKDSITRMGIMGMLREAFYQAKHADNVDDIRVKPLVQALTKQIPVRIHAHRADDIMSAVRFGEEFDLDIRIEHCTEGHLIAEELGGRNLKVSVGPTLTRRSKVELKNKSWTTYQTLADQGVEVSITTDHPYTPIQYLNICASIAVREGFDENRALEAITINPARNLGIDRSLGSLETGKDADLVLWTHHPFHYLGKPILTMVAGKILFKKN
- a CDS encoding TIGR01777 family oxidoreductase, with the protein product MKIVIAGGTGLVGSALTKHFLQQGHTVAILTRNANKPKHDPNLSYIEWMKTDSYPEHEVEGADAVINLAGVSLNSGRWTEERKKAILSSRLETTTEIVRILGALNQKPSVYINASAVGYYGTSLTDTFTDYSASSGDDFLAQTVKAWEQAAMQAENIGIRTVLARFGIVLDRNKGALPTMVLPYKLFAGGTLGSGKQWVSWIHIQDLVHILAFAIEHEDIEGPLNVTTPHPIRMKEMGKAISQAIHRPHWLPAPSFALKIVLGDMSLMVLEGQKVIPQKLGEHHYNFAYNNIDEALKDLL